One stretch of Ipomoea triloba cultivar NCNSP0323 chromosome 8, ASM357664v1 DNA includes these proteins:
- the LOC116027846 gene encoding disease resistance-like protein DSC1 isoform X3, with protein MGGIGKTTLAKALFNKLVIHFKKRSFISNVRGISDQSNGLTILQSKLIGDLNSGALSSITEIAEGIRLIKKSIESVPVVVFLDDVDNIGQLQVLAGRKDWFYEGSRIIITTRDLQVLNGNVDEIVEVKELSPLESLQLFSYHAFGREEPSKNFKDISEKIVSLTKGLPLALEVFGSFLFYKKRLRDWEDALQKLRQIRPGEIQDVLEISFNALDEQEKCIFLDLSCLFVDKNFKREDAIDIFNGCGFSAETAITDLTAKSLVKIIDGNVLWMHDQLRDMGRQIVRRESYRDPSEHSRLWDYHEIMNILKNLKGTKRIEGIAIDFEKKDNLASQKVQQINLQKRWRWAYAIAYLKQAYNRCFGHAAGEEDGILNTRAFKAMVNLRLLRINYVELLGNFKFFPAEMKWLQWKGCPLQCIPSEFWPRDIAVLDLSGSKITQLWNNKGLDIFRYKMAEKLHVLNLSNCYSLEELPDLTGIPLEKLNLENCKKLVKVHPSIGNLSTLVYLNLKGCENLMLFPNDVSGLKHLEKLILSDCKSLSELPEDLNGLKSLKELLVNRTLIGTLPKSIFRLKSLENFNLDDCSRLRVLPESIGNLSSLRQLSLNGSALQEMPESVGMLINLETLNLRFCRSLASIPNSIGDLKSLLGLYLDNTSINRLPESVGSLNHLKHLTVSYCKNLTIELPNSIGRLSSLIWLSTDETSICEVPDQVGYLKNLERLEMKNCNSIKSLPDSIGNLLSLTSLALDNTSIKELPETIGFLERLETLKLNNCSNLQRLPSSIGNLKNLCYFYMENTAVTELPDEIGMLSSLKLLRMKKNPRPSQDDGTRNVTLPESFSNLSSLEELDASAWKISGKISDHFEKMSSLDTLNLGHNNFWSLPCSMKGLTVLKKLFLPDCKELKSLPPLPSSLTDLNVANCSSLEHISDLSNLESLRELRLSNCKKITDIPGLESLKSLRWLYTGGCNACLPSLKRRISKDTLRHMRYLCVPGSEIPEWLVQELPSFSPRKNCDLKGVIIAVVVSLDQEVQDSFRDKVPAIVDIQAKIIRQGNPILTTTLYLMGVPDTNDDQLYLCRFHETNNLVFMLQEGDKLQVAMREPPRFSGLQLKKHGMCLVYEYEDDLDERDEELFDESHQSLSKKLANFFNAL; from the exons ATGGGAGGGATCGGAAAGACCACTCTCGCCAAAGCTTTGTTTAATAAGCTCGTCATCCATTTCAAGAAACGCAGCTTTATTTCAAATGTTAGAGGAATTTCTGATCAGTCTAATGGTCTAACAATTCTTCAAAGCAAATTGATCGGAGATCTTAATTCGGGCGCTTTGTCGAGCATAACTGAAATTGCTGAAGGTATTCGTTTGATCAAGAAGTCTATTGAGAGTGTGCCGGTTGTTGTGTTCTTAGATGATGTGGATAACATAGGGCAACTTCAAGTGCTTGCTGGACGGAAAGATTGGTTTTATGAAGGGAGCAGAATCATCATCACCACTAGAGATTTGCAGGTTTTGAATGGAAATGTTGATGAAATTGTTGAGGTAAAGGAGCTTTCTCCCTTAGAATCACTACAGCTCTTTAGTTACCATGCTTTTGGAAGAGAGGAGCctagtaaaaattttaaggatatttcTGAGAAAATTGTTTCACTCACCAAGGGTCTTCCTCTTGCTCTGGAAGTCTTTGGCTCTTTTCTGTTCTACAAGAAAAGGTTAAGGGATTGGGAGGATGCATTGCAAAAGCTAAGGCAAATTCGTCCTGGGGAGATTCAAGATGTGCTAGAAATAAGTTTCAATGCTCTAGATGAACAGGAAAAGTGCATATTTCTTGACTTGTCTTGTCTCTTTGTTGACAAGAACTTTAAGAGGGAAGATGCAATTGACATATTTAATGGTTGTGGCTTTAGTGCTGAAACAGCAATAACAGATCTCACGGCTAAATCTCTTGTTAAGATCATTGATGGAAATGTTTTATGGATGCATGATCAACTCAGAGATATGGGGAGACAAATTGTTCGACGCGAAAGCTACAGAGATCCAAGTGAGCACAGTAGGCTCTGGGATTATCATGAAATCATGAATATATTGAAGAATCTAAAG GGCACAAAAAGGATTGAGGGTATTGCCATTGACTTTGAAAAGAAGGACAATCTAGCTTCTCAGAAAGTACAACAGATCAACTTGCAGAAAAGATGGAGATGGGCATATGCAATTGCATACTTGAAGCAAGCATATAACAGGTGTTTTGGGCATGCTGCAGGGGAAGAAGATGGAATACTCAACACCAGAGCTTTTAAAGCTATGGTCAATCTAAGACTTCTTCGGATCAATTATGTTGAATTGCTTGGTAATTTCAAGTTTTTTCCTGCTGAAATGAAGTGGCTGCAGTGGAAAGGTTGCCCTTTACAATGTATTCCTTCCGAGTTTTGGCCTCGTGATATTGCTGTTCTTGATCTGTCTGGTAGCAAGATTACACAGCTATGGAACAATAAGGGATTGGATATCTTCCGCTATAAG ATGGCAGAGAAGCTACATGTTTTGAACCTCAGTAATTGTTACTCTCTTGAGGAACTCCCTGACTTAACTGGCATTCCCTTGGAGAAACTGAATCTTGAAAATTGCAAAAAACTGGTTAAGGTTCATCCCTCAATTGGAAACTTGAGCACATTGGTCTATCTGAACCTTAAAGGTTGTGAGAATCTTATGTTGTTTCCAAATGATGTCTCTGGCTTGAAACATCTTGAAAAACTTATCCTCTCTGATTGTAAAAGTCTAAGTGAATTACCGGAGGACTTGAATGGGCTGAAATCCTTGAAAGAGTTACTTGTAAATAGGACATTGATAGGTACACTTCCCAAGTCTATTTTTCGCTTAAAAAGCTTGGAAAATTTCAACTTAGATGACTGCAGCCGATTGAGGGTGCTGCCTGAATCCATAGGGAATCTGAGTTCTCTTAGGCAGCTTTCCTTAAATGGATCGGCTTTACAGGAAATGCCTGAATCTGTCGGAATGCTGATAAACCTAGAGACACTGAATTTGAGATTTTGCAGATCATTGGCTTCTATTCCCAATTCCATTGGCGATCTGAAATCTTTACTTGGACTGTACCTTGATAACACCTCAATCAATAGATTGCCAGAATCTGTAGGGTCCTTAAATCATTTGAAGCACCTTACGGTCAGCTATTGTAAGAATCTGACGATTGAATTGCCAAATTCTATAGGCAGATTGTCATCGCTAATTTGGCTCTCTACGGATGAAACTTCAATATGTGAAGTACCTGATCAAGTGGGATATTTGAAGAACCTTGAAAGGCTTGAGAtgaagaattgcaattctatcAAATCATTACCAGACTCAATAGGGAATCTTTTGAGTCTAACCAGTTTGGCCCTAGATAACACCTCCATAAAGGAGTTGCCAGAGACAATAGGCTTTTTGGAAAGGCTTGAGACACTAAAACTGAATAACTGTTCAAATCTCCAGAGGTTGCCATCTTCAATTGGGAATCTGAAAAATTTGTGTTACTTCTATATGGAAAACACTGCAGTCACCGAATTGCCCGATGAAATTGGGATGCTCTCAAGCTTAAAACTTTTGAGAATGAAGAAGAATCCGCGGCCCTCTCAGGACGACGGAACGAGAAATGTCACTCTTCCAGAATCATTTTCAAATCTCTCATCATTGGAAGAATTGGATGCTAGTGCCTGGAAAATTTCTGGTAAAATTTCTGATCACTTTGAGAAAATGTCCTCATTGGATACTCTTAACCTTGGCCACAACAATTTTTGGAGCCTCCCTTGTAGCATGAAGGGGCTCACTGTTCTCAAGAAATTGTTTTTACCTGATTGCAAAGAGCTCAAGTCTCTCCCTCCACTCCCTTCAAGTTTGACAGACTTGAATGTTGCAAACTGTTCTTCACTGGAACACATATCTGATCTATCAAATCTGGAGAGTTTGCGAGAGCTTCGACTTTCTAATTGCAAAAAGATAACAGATATTCCTGGTCTAGAAAGCTTGAAATCATTGAGATGGTTGTACACTGGTGGCTGTAATGCATGTTTGCCATCCCTGAAGCGAAGGATTTCGAAG GACACACTAAGACATATGCGCTATTTATGTGTTCCGGGGAGTGAGATTCCAGAATGGCTTGTTCAAGAACTGCCAAGTTTTTCCCCCCGGAAAAACTGTGACCTCAAGGGTGTGATCATTGCCGTTGTTGTCTCCCTCGACCAAGAAGTACAGGATAGCTTCAGAGATAAAGTCCCCGCCATTGTGGACATCCAAGCGAAGATAATCAGACAGGGCAATCCCATCCTCACTACCACACTCTACTTAATGGGGGTTCCCGACACCAACGATGACCAGCTCTACTTGTGTAGATTTCATGAGACTAACAACCTTGTGTTCATGTTGCAAGAGGGGGACAAGTTGCAGGTGGCAATGCGAGAGCCGCCGCGTTTCAGTGGGCTGCAACTGAAGAAGCACGGGATGTGCTTGGTTTACGAGTACGAGGATGATCTCGATGAGAGGGATGAAGAATTGTTTGATGAATCTCACCAATCTTTGTCAAAGAAACTGGCAAACTTCTTCAATGCTCTGTGA
- the LOC116027848 gene encoding uncharacterized protein LOC116027848 yields MAANSSYETSWADQWDPEPLYEYNRNDRKASKQSSSSSKFSGKMGETFDKTKVVASTGVKKAKAGASAGFHWIKDKYHKTTHKN; encoded by the coding sequence ATGGCGGCGAATTCTTCTTACGAGACATCATGGGCGGATCAGTGGGACCCAGAGCCACTTTATGAATACAACAGGAATGATCGTAAGGCCAGCAAGCAATCATCGTCGTCGTCGAAATTCTCCGGCAAGATGGGCGAAACCTTCGATAAAACTAAGGTTGTGGCTTCCACGGGTGTGAAGAAAGCGAAGGCGGGAGCTTCTGCGGGTTTTCACTGGATCAAAGACAAGTATCATAAGACTACTCATAAGAACTAG